From one Lasioglossum baleicum chromosome 11, iyLasBale1, whole genome shotgun sequence genomic stretch:
- the Rbm13 gene encoding RNA-binding motif protein 13: MQHDDVVWSVINKSFCSFKVNTKSQRFCRNEYNLTGLCSRSSCPLANSQYATVREENGIIYLFMRTAERIHFPKNAWEKVKLSRNFEKAISQINENLLYWPGFVKAKCKQRFVKITQYLIRMRKLRLRRQKQIVPIQRKIERRERRREEKALVAAKLETAIEKQLMDRLKQGMYNDIYNFPQKVFDKAVEAVEVEGESEAESEREEEKEEEIEREVEMELEADERKRETNGPHYVEAESDEDDDFDVDELSTDENSDSGRKEEVQLSSDFESEASDIEDILPSTSKKLKRPKVTKKKDKIQKRRRPKVEIEYEVEEGARQRVRT, translated from the exons ATGCAACACGACGAT GTCGTATGGAGTGTTATTAACAAATCGTTCTGTTCCTTCAAAGTAAA CACcaaatcacaaagattttgtcGGAATGAATATAACCTAACAGGTTTATGTAGCAGATCATCCTGTCCGCTTGCAAATAGCCAGTATGCAACGGTTCGGGAAGAAAATGGCATTATTTACCTCTTTATGAGAACCGCGGAAAG AATACACTTTCCAAAGAACGCTTGGGAAAAAGTGAAACTCTCTAGAAACTTTGAAAAAGCCATAAGCCAAATCAACGAAAACTTGTTATACTGGCCAGGATTTGTAAAAGCGAAATGCAAACAGAGATTCGTGAAAATTACACAGTATCTCATACGTATGAGAAAACTGAGATTAAGAAGACAAAAACAAATTGTACCGATACAAAGGAAGATCGAAAGAAGAGAAAGGCGTAGAGAAGAAAAGGCTCTGGTTGCTGCAAAATTGGAAACAGCAATAGAGAAGCAACTTATGGATAGGTTGAAGCAAGGGATG TATAACGATATTTACAACTTTCCACAAAAAGTGTTTGACAAAGCTGTGGAAGCTGTTGAAGTTGAAGGTGAGAGCGAAGCTGAGAGCGAGCgggaagaagagaaagaggaagaaattGAGAGAGAGGTAGAAATGGAATTAGAGGCGgacgaaagaaaaagagaaaccaATGGACCACATTACGTGGAAGCAGAAAGCGACGAAGACGATGATTTCGATGTCGATGAATTGTCTACA GATGAGAATAGCGATTCCGGACGCAAAGAAGAAGTTCAATTATCTAGTGACTTTGAATCCGAAGCCAGCGATATCGAA GATATTCTACCTTCAACAAGCAAGAAACTGAAGCGGCCGAAAGTGACGAAGAagaaagataaaattcaaaagAGACGTCGTCCGAAGGTGGAAATCGAATACGAAGTTGAAGAGGGGGCCCGACAACGAGTACGAACGTGA
- the Tara gene encoding SERTA domain-containing protein 2 taranis isoform X2: MWCDVGQSCAMMGLQATAGKRKLEGGVGCMEFDMDMGESPSKLGRVEGSWWAMEDSYTPPLSQTPASYYEMEVSPPCLQINPCQPTSASQQQQHQQQQQQQQQQQHQTSQHQQQQQQQQQQQHPTTPSSAPPPSTVAHLHHHPQHYYHHQRGPSSPVGNNGYSQLSRPQPQWGAPHHYEPPTIRREENGKSYLELGSSYRANERCCEGSRSSWCRRGRACYRQRRLAVLNISMCKLARYRQFPDPSLHRSVLICNTLRHLEREMERDRSPPPMEPVIPAPIAQLQPPEQGRLTPFPMPPTSSNETDVDSGIGDSDDSRSINWGSVLSLSSQSPLDPLNNNELLDVDIGPDLDLDFMPGWKLTPLSADDILRSTTAQEQQHQQHQQQHHQQQQHLAPASGSCASSNIGSACVTTGNSSSTHESLMCVGS, encoded by the coding sequence AGTTGTGCAATGATGGGTCTGCAGGCCACGGCAGGAAAACGTAAACTGGAGGGAGGTGTGGGCTGCATGGAGTTCGACATGGACATGGGCGAGAGCCCATCGAAGCTAGGTCGGGTGGAGGGTAGCTGGTGGGCGATGGAGGATAGTTACACGCCCCCGCTAAGCCAGACACCGGCGTCATACTACGAGATGGAAGTGAGTCCGCCTTGCCTGCAGATAAATCCTTGTCAGCCGACATCGGCGAGTCAACAGCAGCAGcatcagcagcagcagcagcaacagcagcagcagcagcaccagACGTCGCAGcatcagcagcagcagcagcaacagcagcagcagcagcacccTACAACCCCTAGCTCGGCGCCGCCGCCTTCAACGGTGGCGCATCTGCATCATCATCCCCAGCATTACTACCATCACCAGCGCGGGCCGAGCAGTCCGGTTGGCAACAACGGGTACAGCCAACTGTCGAGGCCGCAGCCTCAATGGGGCGCGCCTCATCATTACGAGCCGCCGACGATACGGCGAGAGGAGAACGGCAAGAGTTATCTGGAGCTTGGCTCGAGTTACCGGGCGAACGAGAGGTGCTGCGAGGGCTCGAGGTCGAGCTGGTGCCGGCGTGGCAGAGCCTGCTACAGGCAGAGGCGACTAGCCGTCCTGAACATCTCGATGTGCAAGTTGGCGAGGTACCGCCAGTTCCCGGACCCGAGCCTGCACCGGTCCGTTCTGATCTGCAACACTCTGAGGCACCTCGAACGGGAGATGGAGAGGGACAGAAGTCCGCCGCCCATGGAGCCGGTGATACCGGCGCCGATCGCCCAACTTCAACCACCCGAGCAAGGCAGGCTAACGCCTTTTCCAATGCCGCCGACCTCCTCGAACGAAACCGACGTAGACTCCGGGATCGGCGACAGCGACGACAGTCGTTCGATCAACTGGGGCAGCGTGCTCTCCCTCTCGAGTCAGTCGCCCCTCGACCCACTGAACAACAACGAGCTGTTGGACGTGGACATCGGGCCAGACCTAGACCTGGACTTCATGCCTGGATGGAAACTGACCCCTCTCTCCGCCGACGACATCCTCAGGAGTACAACGGCGCAGGAACAGCAACACCAGCAGCACCAGCAACAACACCATCAGCAACAGCAACACTTAGCGCCGGCAAGCGGTAGCTGCGCGAGCAGCAACATCGGCAGCGCCTGCGTCACCACCGGAAACAGCAGTAGTACGCACGAGTCGTTGATGTGCGTTGGATCATAG
- the LOC143213427 gene encoding post-GPI attachment to proteins factor 2-like isoform X2 — translation MTFMKRTVYNVLPSISAITGISPQRYLWRITIALHIGPRLIITSVYYSYYYNILKAIEDIPLKMKGSRLLNLCYWLSMAEVATLCGVTYISNRENYAVHEKIFICFMISSLTYMLMAVRLSRLITPNAQSLQYKQALFVTSLVSTIGLVVFFLKHRLLCHDLAFSWFSFCEYVIASANMGFHFTVVIDFPKEQLVVGNGLSTLKVD, via the exons ATGACATTCATGAAACGCACT gtCTATAATGTACTTCCGTCAATATCAGCCATCACAGGTATCTCTCCCCAAAGATATTTATGGCGTATAACTATTGCATTACACATTGGACCCCGCCTAATTATTACCAGCGTTTACTATtcctattattataatatactcAAAGCAATCGAAGACATACCGTTGAAGATGAAAGGGAGTAGACTGTTAAATTTATGTTATTGGCTCAGCATGGCGGAAGTAGCGACCTTGTGCGGCGTTACGTACATCTCCAATAGAGAAAATTATG CGGTACACGAAAAAATCTTCATCTGCTTTATGATTAGTTCCTTGACGTATATGCTAATGGCGGTACGGCTCAGTCGCCTTATAACACCGAACGCACAGAGTCTTCAATATAAACAGGCGCTTTTTGTAACAAGCCTTGTTAGTACTATTGGACTTGTTGTGTTTTTCCTGAAACACAGACTGCTCTGCCACGATCTGG CATTTAGTTGGTTTTCCTTCTGTGAGTATGTGATCGCCTCTGCAAACATGGGTTTTCATTTTACGGTAGTTATAGACTTCCCCAAGGAACAACTGGTTGTTGGGAATGGTTTATCAACCTTAAAGGTGGATTAA
- the LOC143213711 gene encoding transforming growth factor beta regulator 1, with product MTQVYDNYYIQFHKNAELQEEYKRKYRRLQRIIKDTVFENAALCDQVAQMQENLMLVEKERLFLLRKLCQQQGDLDPSTMIARSQSNAINSAAFNPECSTPKKAAKKRVSTDGSETKNKAKRYNKTMRKVVQLIPLDMHGRPIFPISLGDLTVYSLGEVVSDRMSYHTEDLIYPVGYCSTRIYANLRDVKTKSLYTCKILDGGPKPRFEIVSDNDLDQALVGSTPDECHSKLLLAISPALRTITPKGADFFGISHPTIQNLIQSTPGTRKLAVYKQQRFEVSKSQMMERGTSPIMDDETDPGLGFIALHRHYALTNSYRIKEEPTDHDLLTLQELLA from the exons ATGACCCAAGTTTACGATAATTATTATATCCAATTTCATAAGAATGCAGAATTGCAGGaggaatataaaagaaaatatcgaAGATTACAAAGGATCATAAAAGACACAGTTTTT GAAAACGCTGCACTATGCGATCAAGTGGCACAGATGCAAGAGAATCTCATGCTCGTGGAAAAAGAAAGACTCTTTCTTTTGCGTAAGCTATGTCAACAACAAGGAGACTTAGATCCCTCTACTATGATAGCCAGATCACAGTCGAATGCTATTAATTCTGCAGCGTTTAATCCTGAATGCTCTACTCCTAAAAAAGCTGCAAAGAAAAGAGTTTCGACGGATGGATCAG aaacaaAGAACAAAGCGAAACGGTACAATAAAACAATGCGCAAGGTAGTTCAATTAATACCATTGGATATGCATGGGAGACCTATATTTCCAATTTCTCTGGGCGACCTTACCGTTTATTCACTGGGTGAAGTAGTATCCGATAGAATGTCCTATCATACAGAGGATCTCATTTATCCCGTAGGTTATTGCAGCACCAGAATATATGCTAATTTAAGAGACGTAAAAACGAAAAGTTTGTATACGTGTAAGATATTAGATGGTGGACCGAAACCTAG ATTTGAAATAGTGTCCGACAATGATCTAGATCAAGCACTGGTGGGATCGACTCCAGATGAATGTCATTCAAAATTATTGTTGGCAATTTCTCCTGCGCTACGAACGATAACGCCGAAGGGTGCTGACTTCTTTGGCATTTCACATCCTACTATTCAAAATCTTATACAAAGTACGCCTGGCACACGTAAACTAGCTGTGTATAAACAACAACGTTTCGAA GTGAGCAAAAGTCAAATGATGGAGAGAGGCACAAGTCCAATAATGGATGACGAAACAGATCCAGGCCTTGGGTTTATCGCTCTGCACAGACATTACGCTTTAACAAATTCTTATAGGATCAAAGAAGAACCTACGGATCATGATCTTCTAACTCTTCAGGAACTACTCGCTTAG
- the Tank gene encoding EI24 domain-containing protein tank — protein sequence MDNVTRILCAMYRGLADSLRGAVVLFYMDRRINEKLYKQSLSRTDIHGKDITHVHNPTKHYNQLRESKVLKRTIQCCTLNGGVFWASILIFEYGLLPFLKYLLTIIFGHSPGMGTTVWSWTKPFLSLIFGTVWVLPLFLLSRIVNSLWFQDIADSAYRYRQGRPLLLSSVSKLVADTLFSILVQALFLGQGMLVSRIPIPLIGDVLALIHMCLLYALYTFEYKWFNMGWELHRRLSFIESNWPYFVGFGLPLAVLTQLPNSYIISGCVFSILFPLFIVSGNEAEPVTGVCDAPLKLFSPVIAIANTLFNKTIRPATRR from the exons ATGGATAACGTGACA AGAATACTATGTGCCATGTATAGAGGTTTAGCCGACAGCTTAAGGGGAGCAGTCGTGCTATTTTACATGGACAGACGTATCAATGAAAAGTTATATAAGCAATCCCTGTCTAGGACAGACATTCATGGGAAAGATATCACTCATGTACATAATCCCACCAAACATTATAATCAGCTAAG GGAATCGAAAGTGTTGAAAAGAACGATTCAGTGTTGCACGTTAAACGGCGGTGTATTTTGGGCGAGCATACTGATCTTCGAATACGGCCTACTACCATTCCTCAAGTACTTATTGACCATTATATTCGGTCATTCTCCGGGTATGGGTACTACCGTATGGTCGTGGACTAAACCATTTTTATCGTTAATATTTGGCACTGTATGGGTACTGCCGCTATTTCTACTCAGTAGAATAGTCAACAGTTTATGGTTTCAG GACATAGCGGACAGTGCTTATAGATATAGACAAGGAAGACCGTTACTTCTGTCCAGCGTGAGCAAGTTGGTAGCCGATACGCTTTTCAGTATATTAGTTCAAGCACTGTTTCTCGGACAAGGAATGTTGGTATCCAGGATTCCGATACCTCTTATAGGTGACGTTCTTGCCCTGATACATATGTGCCTTTTATACGCTCTCTATACTTTCGAGTATAAATGGTTCAATATGGGTTGGGAGTTGCACAGACGTTTGAGCTTCATCGAAAGTAACTGGCCATACTTTGTGGGTTTTGGTCTGCCATTGGCGGTACTTACCCAACTACCCAATTCATACATAATAAG TGGCTGTGTCTTTTCTATATTATTTCCATTGTTTATCGTTAGTGGAAATGAAGCAGAACCCGTGACTGGAGTATG TGATGCTCCTCTGAAATTGTTCTCACCAGTAATCGCAATCGCAAACACGCTCTTCAATAAAACAATCAGACCAGCAACTAGACGGTGA
- the Tara gene encoding SERTA domain-containing protein 2 taranis isoform X1, with product MLQRCSADQKDQDCSCAMMGLQATAGKRKLEGGVGCMEFDMDMGESPSKLGRVEGSWWAMEDSYTPPLSQTPASYYEMEVSPPCLQINPCQPTSASQQQQHQQQQQQQQQQQHQTSQHQQQQQQQQQQQHPTTPSSAPPPSTVAHLHHHPQHYYHHQRGPSSPVGNNGYSQLSRPQPQWGAPHHYEPPTIRREENGKSYLELGSSYRANERCCEGSRSSWCRRGRACYRQRRLAVLNISMCKLARYRQFPDPSLHRSVLICNTLRHLEREMERDRSPPPMEPVIPAPIAQLQPPEQGRLTPFPMPPTSSNETDVDSGIGDSDDSRSINWGSVLSLSSQSPLDPLNNNELLDVDIGPDLDLDFMPGWKLTPLSADDILRSTTAQEQQHQQHQQQHHQQQQHLAPASGSCASSNIGSACVTTGNSSSTHESLMCVGS from the coding sequence AGTTGTGCAATGATGGGTCTGCAGGCCACGGCAGGAAAACGTAAACTGGAGGGAGGTGTGGGCTGCATGGAGTTCGACATGGACATGGGCGAGAGCCCATCGAAGCTAGGTCGGGTGGAGGGTAGCTGGTGGGCGATGGAGGATAGTTACACGCCCCCGCTAAGCCAGACACCGGCGTCATACTACGAGATGGAAGTGAGTCCGCCTTGCCTGCAGATAAATCCTTGTCAGCCGACATCGGCGAGTCAACAGCAGCAGcatcagcagcagcagcagcaacagcagcagcagcagcaccagACGTCGCAGcatcagcagcagcagcagcaacagcagcagcagcagcacccTACAACCCCTAGCTCGGCGCCGCCGCCTTCAACGGTGGCGCATCTGCATCATCATCCCCAGCATTACTACCATCACCAGCGCGGGCCGAGCAGTCCGGTTGGCAACAACGGGTACAGCCAACTGTCGAGGCCGCAGCCTCAATGGGGCGCGCCTCATCATTACGAGCCGCCGACGATACGGCGAGAGGAGAACGGCAAGAGTTATCTGGAGCTTGGCTCGAGTTACCGGGCGAACGAGAGGTGCTGCGAGGGCTCGAGGTCGAGCTGGTGCCGGCGTGGCAGAGCCTGCTACAGGCAGAGGCGACTAGCCGTCCTGAACATCTCGATGTGCAAGTTGGCGAGGTACCGCCAGTTCCCGGACCCGAGCCTGCACCGGTCCGTTCTGATCTGCAACACTCTGAGGCACCTCGAACGGGAGATGGAGAGGGACAGAAGTCCGCCGCCCATGGAGCCGGTGATACCGGCGCCGATCGCCCAACTTCAACCACCCGAGCAAGGCAGGCTAACGCCTTTTCCAATGCCGCCGACCTCCTCGAACGAAACCGACGTAGACTCCGGGATCGGCGACAGCGACGACAGTCGTTCGATCAACTGGGGCAGCGTGCTCTCCCTCTCGAGTCAGTCGCCCCTCGACCCACTGAACAACAACGAGCTGTTGGACGTGGACATCGGGCCAGACCTAGACCTGGACTTCATGCCTGGATGGAAACTGACCCCTCTCTCCGCCGACGACATCCTCAGGAGTACAACGGCGCAGGAACAGCAACACCAGCAGCACCAGCAACAACACCATCAGCAACAGCAACACTTAGCGCCGGCAAGCGGTAGCTGCGCGAGCAGCAACATCGGCAGCGCCTGCGTCACCACCGGAAACAGCAGTAGTACGCACGAGTCGTTGATGTGCGTTGGATCATAG
- the LOC143213709 gene encoding uncharacterized protein LOC143213709, protein MKIVCAAKNCKYCSETEDSTHVIFINFPNDDMSKIWAHHCGRSDLLTKSNEELHLNYYVCSDHIEDHFYLNKTDPIIIDQHAVPTLFGSDDIAKKNVANMFVRNEQIEVTNNVELTDCNIDVEMDQYQDINTRFSNLCRICGEPCLDGIEIFAEKGIELKIREKMSLHLPINPHLEDLMPQKICSNCYDNLEAAHLLVTTSLKTDMRLRKFLNIKEGLRYYDNKYNEIVRTCSSEMINEMYMNRTIHTMSIELSSNEGREVIMNQDVPTRLSYSEDPKKASSSNNIRKEMQSELNRLIESYSGAQSDIANGINEIASFHCKDTFKTRAMFENHKILCDEDEIIVEKQKEISGSINANESLVLLNCKPFQEEHYEVTDKQHATEIDNIDTVAMAETNKKCGHCRSIYSTKKELLNHIAKRHESQLLFACIICDKNYEKWSSLDVHEATHRTDKPYLCDLCGKSFKHSNNLRGHKRTHLDDSKKKRHACEICGNAFRSRFHLGEHMNQHNDHKPYFCEKCGKAFSKRIQLRQHRLSHGTNKHVCPICGASFNRKGNMNTHLKRHSNDSGMYTCSICACKCQSMSELKLHRKRHTEEDIMESITKKYSDRTEWQCKTCSQMFAVRTDFLNHVRSHKGERTRVECDICGKQLASKNSLIYHKKSMHSKERSHMCQYCGESFVAKEARLIHERIHTGERPYVCNICKMEYKCSSNLNQHMKIHSDIKPHRCTYCGRSFTRKGALAVHLRIHTGEKPFPCETCGRRFSQKNDMLKHTKTHHAKLLRCEKCDEVFAKKKDILKHLAMHKRSDLL, encoded by the exons ATGAAAATAGTTTGTGCTGCAAAGAATTGTAAATACTGTTCGGAAACTGAAGACTCGACGCAcgtcatttttattaatttcccgAACGATGACAT gTCTAAAATATGGGCACACCATTGCGGCAGATCGGAccttttaacaaagtctaacgaaGAGTTACATTTAAATTACTATGTCTGTTCCGACCACATCGAAGAccatttctatttgaacaaaacCGACCCCATTATAATAGACCAACATGCTGTTCCTACGTTATTCGGATCAGACGATATAGCAAAGAAAAATGTAGCAAATATGTTTGTTAGAAACGAACAAATTGAAGTAACAAACAATGTCGAATTAACGGATTGCAATATAGATGTCGAGATGGACCAGTATCAAGATATTAACACAAGGTTTTCCAATTTATGTAGAATATGTGGTGAGCCTTGTTTAGACGGTATAGAAATCTTTGCCGAGAAAGGCATAGAATtaaagataagagagaaaatgaGTTTACACTTGCCAATAAATCCTCATTTGGAAGACTTGATGCCGCAAAAGATATGTAGCAATTGTTACGATAATTTAGAAGCAGCTCATTTATTAGTGACGACATCTTTGAAGACCGATATGAGACTGAGAAAGTTTCTAAACATCAAGGAAGga TTACGTTATTACGACAATAAATACAATGAAATAGTACGAACGTGTTCTTCGGAAATGATAAACGAGATGTACATGAACAGAACAATTCATACTATGTCTATAGAACTATCGTCTAACGAAGGAAGAGAAGTAATAATGAATCAGGATGTGCCTACAAGATTGAGTTATTCGGAGGATCCGAAGAAAGCTAGCTCTTCGAACAACATAAGAAAAGAGATGCAATCCGAATTAAATAGACTTATCGAATCATACAGCGGTGCGCAAAGCGATATAGCAAACGGTATTAACGAGATTGCATCGTTCCATTGTAAAGATACGTTTAAAACTCGAGCAATGTTTGAGAATCACAAGATACTGTGCGACGAAGATGAAATAATAGTAGAGAAGCAGAAGGAAATATCTGGTAGTATAAACGCGAATGAATCATTAGTGCTTTTAAATTGCAAACCTTTTCAAGAAGAACATTACGAAGTCACGGATAAACAGCATGCGACAGAAATTGATAATATAGATACTGTTGCAATGGCGGAAACAAATAAGAAATGTGGTCACTGTCGGTCCATTTATAGCACCAAAAAAGAACTACTGAATCACATCGCGAAACGTCACGAAAGTCAACTATTGTTCGCGTGCATTATCTGCgacaaaaattatgaaaaatggtCGAGCTTAGATGTTCACGAGGCTACGCACAGAACAGATAAACCGTATCTGTGCGATTTATGTGGAAAGAGTTTTAAGCACTCAAATAATCTAAGGGGTCACAAGAGAACCCATTTAGACGACTCAAAAAAGAAACGGCACGCCTGCGAAATTTGTGGGAACGCGTTTAGGTCCAG ATTTCACTTGGGAGAGCACATGAACCAGCACAACGACCACAAACCATACTTTTGCGAAAAGTGTGGCAAAGCTTTTTCCAAGAGGATACAATTAAGGCAACACAGACTATCTCATGGAACGAATAAACATGTTTGCCCGATATGTGGAGCGTCTTTCAATCGTAAAGGGAATATGAATACTCACCTGAAAAGACATAGCAACGACAGCGGAATGTACACCTGTAGC ATTTGCGCGTGCAAATGTCAGTCGATGAGCGAGTTAAAATTGCATCGGAAGAGACACACGGAGGAAGATATTATGGAAAGTATTACGAAAAAGTACTCCGATCGAACGGAGTGGCAGTGCAAAACTTGTAGCCAGATGTTCGCCGTGCGAACAGATTTTTTAAACCACGTACGCTCGCATAAAGGAGAGAGAACGAGGGTTGAATGTGATATTTGTGGCAAACAGTTGGCTAGTAAAAATTCTTTAATCTACCATAAGAAATCTATGCATTCCAAGGAGAGGTCACACATGTGTCAATACTGCGGGGAATCGTTCGTTGCCAAAGAGGCGCGTCTCATACACGAAAGAATCCACACCGGAGAACGTCCTTACGTTTGCAACATATGCAAAATGGAATACAAGTGTTCCAGCAATCTCAATCAGCATATGAAAATTCATTCGGACATTAAACCCCATAGATGTACATATTGCGGTAGAAGTTTCACGCGCAAGGGAGCGCTGGCTGTTCACCTAAGAATCCATACAGGCGAAAAACCCTTTCCCTGCGAAACCTGTGGCAGAAGATTTTCGCAGAAGAACGATATGTTGAAACATACGAAAACGCATCACGCGAAGCTGTTGCGTTGCGAGAAATGCGACGAGGTTTTCGCGAAGAAGAAGGATATTTTGAAGCATCTTGCGATGCACAAACGAAGTGACCTTTTATAG
- the LOC143213427 gene encoding post-GPI attachment to proteins factor 2-like isoform X1, protein MELNNVGTNKNSIYMAISLRKLCLATVSLPLLTLLVCFLTGYIFQQDDIHETHCRVYNVLPSISAITGISPQRYLWRITIALHIGPRLIITSVYYSYYYNILKAIEDIPLKMKGSRLLNLCYWLSMAEVATLCGVTYISNRENYAVHEKIFICFMISSLTYMLMAVRLSRLITPNAQSLQYKQALFVTSLVSTIGLVVFFLKHRLLCHDLAFSWFSFCEYVIASANMGFHFTVVIDFPKEQLVVGNGLSTLKVD, encoded by the exons ATGGAGTTGAACAATGTGGGAACCAACAAAAACTCGATATATATGGCAATATCGCTTAGAAAATTATGTTTAGCAACAGTATCCTTACCGCTTCTTACTTTGTTAGTCTGTTTCCTTACAGGATATATCTTCCAGCAGGATGACATTCATGAAACGCACTGTAGG gtCTATAATGTACTTCCGTCAATATCAGCCATCACAGGTATCTCTCCCCAAAGATATTTATGGCGTATAACTATTGCATTACACATTGGACCCCGCCTAATTATTACCAGCGTTTACTATtcctattattataatatactcAAAGCAATCGAAGACATACCGTTGAAGATGAAAGGGAGTAGACTGTTAAATTTATGTTATTGGCTCAGCATGGCGGAAGTAGCGACCTTGTGCGGCGTTACGTACATCTCCAATAGAGAAAATTATG CGGTACACGAAAAAATCTTCATCTGCTTTATGATTAGTTCCTTGACGTATATGCTAATGGCGGTACGGCTCAGTCGCCTTATAACACCGAACGCACAGAGTCTTCAATATAAACAGGCGCTTTTTGTAACAAGCCTTGTTAGTACTATTGGACTTGTTGTGTTTTTCCTGAAACACAGACTGCTCTGCCACGATCTGG CATTTAGTTGGTTTTCCTTCTGTGAGTATGTGATCGCCTCTGCAAACATGGGTTTTCATTTTACGGTAGTTATAGACTTCCCCAAGGAACAACTGGTTGTTGGGAATGGTTTATCAACCTTAAAGGTGGATTAA